From the genome of Manduca sexta isolate Smith_Timp_Sample1 chromosome 14, JHU_Msex_v1.0, whole genome shotgun sequence, one region includes:
- the LOC119189281 gene encoding cytochrome P450 3A19-like, with the protein MLPLIEQCSKQMVDFLRQYDSQEVEMKETMGHFTLEVIGACAFGIECDALNSERSHFLRVAEKFDYMPKYKRMFLLSILLFMPKLLPYLNLSFLNTESTDELVRMLKAAKAERKAAGSKSKDFLQILVDFAKKETPEMENGKTKIELDDDTIDAQCLLFLIAGYETSSSLLSFALHALATKPDIQDKLRHHINEVTEGKEITYELLSQLPYLEGFLLETLRIHPPVARIDRVCTKPYTLPGTSITLNVGDSVAIPLYGYHMDPNIYPDPHEFMPERFMNNNKSERPSHLFLAFGAGPRNCIGLRFAMLSAKAAMIALMKNFRFSVCPKTVDPIKLNTRSILIKAETGLWVRIESL; encoded by the exons ATGCTTCCACTTATAGAACAATGCTCAAAGCAAATGGTGGATTTTCTAAGACAATATG ATTCACAAGAGGTAGAAATGAAAGAAACTATGGGTCATTTTACTTTAGAAGTTATTGGAGCCTGCGCGTTTGGGATCGAATGCGACGCTTTAAATAGCGAAAGGTCACATTTCCTTCGA gtaGCCGAAAAATTCGATTACATGCCGAAATATAAAAGAATGTTCCTGTTATCAATCTTACTTTTTATGCCAAAACTGCTACCTTACTTGAACTTATCGTTCTTAAATACAGAATCTACAGATGAATTAGTGAGGATGTTAAAAGCAGCGAAAGCCGAAAGAAAAGCAGCTGGTTCTAA GAGCAAAGATTTCCTACAGATACTCGTGGACTTCGCAAAAAAAGAAACACCCGAGATGGAGAATGGAAAAACTAAAATAG AATTAGACGACGACACCATAGACGCTCAGTGTTTGCTATTTCTAATCGCTGGATATGAAACATCCAGTAGTTTGTTGTCATTCGCCCTTCACGCGCTAGCGACTAAACCAGACATACAAGACAAATTGCGTCACCACATCAACGAAGTCACAGAAGGGAAAGAGATCACTTACGAGCTGCTTTCACAATTGCCGTACCTTGAAGGATTTTTATTAG aaacattACGGATTCATCCGCCCGTGGCTAGGATTGACAGAGTGTGCACAAAACCTTACACACTGCCGGGGACATCGATAACACTTAACGTAGGCGATTCCGTTGCAATACCACTATATGGTTACCACATGGATCCAAATATATATCCCGACCCGCATGAGTTTATGCCCGAGAGGTTtatgaataacaataaatctGAGCGACCGTCTCACTTGTTTTTGGCCTTTGGCGCTGGCCCAAGGAACTGCATCG GTTTACGATTTGCAATGCTTTCAGCAAAGGCAGCTATGATTGCCCTTATGAAGAACTTTAGATTCTCAGTATGTCCTAAAACCGTGGATCCAATAAAGTTGAACACGAGATCAATACTGATCAAAGCAGAAACAGGGTTATGGGTTCGCATCGAATCACTGTag